Proteins from a single region of Acanthochromis polyacanthus isolate Apoly-LR-REF ecotype Palm Island chromosome 11, KAUST_Apoly_ChrSc, whole genome shotgun sequence:
- the LOC110969446 gene encoding uncharacterized protein LOC110969446, translating into MPDTKLCLEALSALSGCNVESTTGASQINPQDVVNIVALKEYYRQKGFRELEYHVESLGTLSLQDVDDMDMYSSPPALTPAPEEILKTTVKINPQDFFHPQFDYDFTKIKDGDRKFLRGNEQYVRPCGWNRVALHVIQKYDGGDGWLGTGKDAWPVSYHGHNMDGSLGIILTHEGNPKDEPEFLDAAAASVVTKDTRGRGVYSTPDIHMAEKHCKKFKSKVDGKTYKVVLQNRINPDKRVKCQREDVWLVYVPEGRNDIQTRAIVQESIRPYGLLLKEA; encoded by the exons ATGCCGGACACTAAGCTCTGTCTGGAGGCTCTCTCAGCTCTCTCTGGCTGCAATGTCGAGTCGACTACCGGAGCCTCCCAGATCAACCCGCAGGACGTCGTCAACATCGTAGCCCTGAAGGAGTATTACAGACAGAAGGGCTTCAGAGAGCTGGAGTACCATGTGGAGAGCTTAGGGACTTTATCTCTGCAGGATGTGGACGACATGGACATGTACAGTTCCCCCCCAGCGCTGACACCTGCCCCTGAAGAGATCCTCAAAACCACGGTGAAGATAAACCCCCAGGACTTCTTCCATCCGCAGTTCGACTACGACTTCACCAAGATAAAG GACGGCGACAGGAAGTTCCTGCGAGGTAATGAGCAGTACGTTCGTCCCTGCGGGTGGAACCGGGTCGCCCTGCACGTCATCCAGAAGTACGACGGCGGAGATGGCTGGCTGGGGACGGGGAAGGACGCCTGGCCCGTCTCCTACCACGGACACAACATGGACGGCTCCCTGGGCATCATCCTGACTCATGAAGGGAACCCCAAAGATGAACCGGAGTTTCTGGATGCAGCGGCCGCCTCCGTGGTCACCAAGGACACCAGGGGCCGAGGCGTCTATTCCACACCAGACATCCACATGGCAGAGAAACACTGCAAGAAGTTCAAGTCCAAAGTGGATGGAAAGACGTACAAAGTGGTTCTCCAGAACCGCATCAACCCGGACAAAAGGGTGAAGTGTCAGAGAGAAGATGTGTGGTTGGTGTATGTCCCTGAAGGACGCAACGACATCCAGACGAGGGCCATCGTCCAGGAGTCCATCCGTCCCTACGGCCTGCTGCTGAAGGAGGCGTGA